In SAR202 cluster bacterium, the genomic stretch TCTTTATGGATAGCTCTCATAATTATTAACGAAGTTTTACTTCGACGAAAATATAAAAAAGCTATCAATAATAATCAAGGTGTTGTTTATGTATCTACCGAATACTACTTATTGACAATAGTAGCTGTAATACTCGTTGGGTTAATGATTTATAAACCTGCATAAAAAACAATCCAATGATAGAAGCATACTTTTCTCTATTTGGTTTTATGATTTTGATGGTAGGTACACCAGGGCCAGCAAATTTACTCGCTATGCTTGGTGGGTCACAAATAGGATTGAAATCTTGTAGTGGATTTCTCGTTGGTCTCGCTGTAGGCAAAATACCTCTGAATATTCTTATAGGATTTGGATTTGGAGTAATCCTCTCTGACAACCTAACACTATTTCAAATATTTAAATACGTAAGTGCGGGTTATATGATTTATCTTGCAACACGCTCTTGGAATAGTAAGCCTGTTAATACAGATGATATTCAACAATCACACCAATTTAATTTTAAACACGGAATTATTGTTCATCCTCTTAACCCCAAAGCATGGGTAATGTCAGCTCTTGCATGGAGTAACTTTGCTCCTGCTATAGGATCTTTTCCTACACAATTAGTAACTGTGGTCTTTGGTTTTGCTATATGTCAATTAACACTCACGAGCCTTTGGTGTTGGGGTGGTAGTGTACTTGGTCGTTCTCTACCAAATAACCAAAAACTCATGAGAAGCATGATTATTCTAACTATCTTAGTCGTATTATGGGCAATTCTATCTTGATATGTTATTCAAACCTATCCATCTATATCCGAAAAAACTCTTTGAGCAATTCGGAAACATTCAACTCCAACAGGCATACCACAATAAATAGCAACGTGATGTAATATCGATTTGATTTCTTCTCTTGTTACACCATTATTTAATGCCCCACGAAGATGTAATTCCCACTCAGTCATTCTGTTTAATGCAGCAATCATTGCTAAATTTAGCATCGATCTTGTTTTTTGATTTAATGTTTCATCACCCCATCCAAATCCCCACGCAAATTCAGTTACTAATTCTTGAAATGGTCTATTAAAATCTGTTGCTTGTGCAAGAGATCGTTCTACGTATTCTGCACCTAATACTGATTTCCTCTTTGCTAATCCCTTTTCAAAAAGTTCCTTATCCATAACTCTCCCTTCATTACAATAAGAAAATGCCCAGAAAATTCTGGGCATTTCTATTAAAACTATTTAATTGTTAATTTACTCTTCTCTGAGATACGTAAATACACCTGTTACTGCAGTGCTTACCATCATTGCAAACCAAACGATAGCCATATTCTCAGAATCGTATCCCATTATAGGTGTACCAATTGCTCCCAAAAGACCTGTAATAATTAAAAGTATTGCTACAACTATATTCCAATTTTTTTGGATAATCATACCAAGGCCAATCAATGCAAATCCTAAAAATCCTGCAATAGTACCAATTGTTCCTACACCTTGTGAAGCAACAACTAATGATGCACCTATAGACACTCCAGCAGCACTTGCTGTAGCCTCACCTATAGCTGCGGCATTGGCTGCATCTCCTGCTGCAACTGCAGCAGCAGCAGCGGCGGCACCAGCGGCTTGACCAGTAGAAGAAGCATCAGCTGCAGCTGCTATTAAACCGTTTTCGATTAAAAAGGCAGCAAACATACCAACAATTAAAACAAATCCTATATTAGCTAAACCTGCTCCACTTCCTCCAGTCATAGTACTTCGTACGTAACCATAAGATGCAAACATAAGTCCCATAGCTACTGTGACTATAGCCATACCTGTACCTATATTCGACGAATTTTCGCCTAACAATAAAGTAATTCCTTTTGTATCAGACCAATCTGCATCTCCTATTGTTGATAACAGTGTAAAAAACATCGCCAATACAACAATTGGACATATCACTAATAAAACAGCAGATATATTTTTTTCAGAACCCATACACACCTCCTGGGTTTATATTTAACTGCAGGGATTGTAAACGAAAACCAAATATAAAGCAAAATATCGTAAAAATTTATCATATTTAACCGTATTATTAATGATTCAGTAACAGAATCGTTAATAATGAATAATATGCACCAAAAATTTAGCAATATTTATAAATAATTAGAATATTGAGCATTTTATCGTATTTTTGTATATAAATTGTGATTAATAACACAATATTTTTGCTATATTTAAAGAGTCGAGACTATATAAATTTTAGAGGCCACACTAAAAATGCATATTTTTTCAGCAATATTAAATTCCTATTTATCTTTTTCGATTAACAAATCCTTTATATCCCTATGTTGTTGTCTATGCTGTTGTCTTCTTTGTTGTAGAAATCTTATGGTCTCTTCAGGGTGGGAGGTGCAGATGAAATAATTTGAATTAAGAATCACCGACTTAGTAGAGACCTCAAAAGAGGTCTTTTTTTTTACTCAAAAAAGGAGGAACAAATGTCAGTTATACTACAAACATTACTCTATCCACATCATGGACGATGGACTGAGGTAATCAATGATGTTATTACTTTACGAGAAGAAGAAAATCTAAACACTAACGTGAGTGTTTCTCTTGCAATGCCATTAATTGCTAACCGCCATATTGCAGTAAATGGTGTTTTTCAAAATCCTGATGAACTTGAAGAACGAATGGAACAGGTCACACCTGAATTTAACGCTAAACATGCACAAATTCATGCCAAATGCTCAGATGTCAAAAGAAATCTACTGATTGTGAATCAAATGCCAGAAGGCACTCCAGATAATCCGAAATTTATTGTTCGGCGTACATTTATAGCAAAAAGAGGGGAAAGAGATTCATTATTAGAATATACAAAAGAAAGATGGGCTAATCAAGAACAAAAACCATTAGTAATGATTCCTTTAGGTGGAGATGCTGACGTTCTTAGAATGTCTCTCTATTTTGCCTCTCTCAGTGATGTAGTTAATGCATATGAAAGAACAATTGGACCTGATAATTCAGGAGTCAGGGCAAAAATTGCTGATCTCACAGAAAAATCCTACATATCTTTACACCGAGTGATTTCTAGAGCTCAAAATTAAATATTTAATGAGGGGGGAGGATGAAAATGGGACATTATTTATTACAAGGGTCATACTCAGCAAATGCTTGGGCTGCACAAATAGCTAATCCACAAAATCGATTAGAACAGGTTTCAAATATGCTTGCACCATCCGGTATTAACATAGTTCAGGGATTTGCAGCATTTGGTGAAAATGACTTAGTTTTACTTATTGAAGCTCCAGATGACAAAACAATGGCTGCAGCATCAATAGCTATTGGAAGCACGGGGGCCGTAACGAATCTAAAAACGACACCATTAATGCCGATAGAAGATTTAGTAGATGCGTTAAAAACTGCACAGGGAATTAGTTACACTCCACCTACTGGTTAATTTTACCTATCGCCTCTTTTATTAGAACACTTTAGGGATTGGATTATGACCTAAAGTGTTCTAATTTAAAGTAAAATATCTTTAAATATACACTATAAATATTTAGGAGTTTTGTAATGTGGGATGACATGCCTAAAAAAACTGATCAATCTTCTAATCATCCATATAGACCTAATGCTATCAATATAGAATCTACGTATTCATTGTCATTTCATGACATTTTTATTAAACCTGGTTTTCTATCTCATCTTGGATCCTACACACTAAGTTTAATCATATCAACAATTGGTGGCGGGATTTTGGTAAGTGTTATTGCTGCATTCTTTCTAGATTCTAACGAAAATATGACTGCTAAAGGATTTGGAATTGCATTTCTTGTTGCAGGTTTTGTTATTCTAGTTTTACCCATGTATGGTGTTATTTCTACTTTTTTAAAATATAACAAACCAACTATTAAAAGTATCGAAAAAAGGTTTATTTCAGTACTAGCAACACCTGTGGTTATTTTGGTATTTTTTATTATCTCAGGTATATGTATTGCAACGAACGTTTTGGTGATATTGGTTCCTCTTGCTACTATAGCTCTTACAGGCCCACTTCATTTCTATCTATTAACTTCATTTAATAAAGAAAAATATTTAAGTATGTCAGTCAGTAAATCTGTAACAAAAACTGTTGATGTAAATCCAGAAATCGAAAACCTTCAAAAAGAAATGGAAAACCTTCGAGAAGAAATTGCAAATCAGCAACCAACCATTCAAGAAAATAATCCAGAAATTGAACGTATGGCTGAAGAAATAGCTTTTCTTAGAGCACAGTTAGAAGCAAAAAATACTGTAGAATATACACCTGAAGAAACTCAATGGAGACCTTCTCCTATTACACCAGAACCAGGACGATTTGAGGGGACGTATTTAAAAGGAGGACCATATATTCTTGCATTCATTTTGGCCAGCCTTATACTATCCAGTGCTCTTGGTGGGGGAATTTATGGTTTGTTTAAAATATTAGACAAAAACGATGACGGAACATCCATAACGAGACAATATGCAAATGAAATATTAGATTGTGATAGGGCATTGGTTTCTTGTTAATGATAAGTAAAGGAGTATTATGAAAATTACAAATGTAAAAATGGATATGTTCTACTGGAAATCGGAACCATGGAAAGTAGGACTTAATTTTCAAACTTTCGGTAGTACTCAAAAACTTGGAGTAGTTACTGTTGAAACAGATGAAGGAATAAGTGGAAACGCTTTTCTCGGTAGCTCGAGGATGGGTGCGGATCATTTTGCTCCAGGTTTGATTGAATTTATTAAACCAAGACTTATTGGGAAAAACCCTCAAGATATTGGTGCGATTTGGCAAGATCTTTGGAAAGCTAACCGATCGGTTTCAACATACATAATTGGTGCAATAGATATTTG encodes the following:
- a CDS encoding GYD domain-containing protein, translating into MKMGHYLLQGSYSANAWAAQIANPQNRLEQVSNMLAPSGINIVQGFAAFGENDLVLLIEAPDDKTMAAASIAIGSTGAVTNLKTTPLMPIEDLVDALKTAQGISYTPPTG
- a CDS encoding 4-carboxymuconolactone decarboxylase, which produces MDKELFEKGLAKRKSVLGAEYVERSLAQATDFNRPFQELVTEFAWGFGWGDETLNQKTRSMLNLAMIAALNRMTEWELHLRGALNNGVTREEIKSILHHVAIYCGMPVGVECFRIAQRVFSDIDG